One segment of Coffea arabica cultivar ET-39 chromosome 7c, Coffea Arabica ET-39 HiFi, whole genome shotgun sequence DNA contains the following:
- the LOC113697809 gene encoding O-acetylstemmadenine oxidase-like, translating to MLNKILKTLLLIYIPFHLILTSSSSLVPQSFIHCLAQKVSSSNVSALSVMYVPKNSSYMSILDYTIHNLRFLTPNTPKPLAIITPLDYSHVQATVKCCKKSGLQIRIRSGGHDYEGMSYISEVPFVILDLNKLRSISIDTEDNSAWVESGATIGELYYWIAQKSPIHGFPAGLCPTIGIGGHVSGGGVGNLIRTYGLAADNVIDAHIVDVHGQILDRKSMGTDLFWAIRGGGGASFGVIVAWKIKLVRVPPIVTVFKLTKTMKEGAVDLIYKWQYVAHKLSEDLLFRITISSRIGMPGIEATFGSLFLGRTNQLQKIMQESFPEIGLRKEDCIEMSWIESVLQFAGYQRGESIDSIKNRINPLPDGYFKGKSDLVHKAVPFEALKEFWKRCSDANAPIIHIELHPYGGRMNEISESETPYPHRKDVLYEILYLVLWMKDKNGESTQKNINWIKELYEFMTPYVSKGPRGAIWNIRDLDLGANGASDTSYSKAKAWGSRYFKNNFKRLAVIKGEVDPKNFFYYEQSIPPLVLHAKRKCRRANFNFLDKCP from the coding sequence ATGTTGAACAAAATCTTAAAGACTTTATTATTGATTTACATTCCTTTTCATCTAATTCTAACATCAAGTTCAAGTTTGGTTCCTCAAAGCTTCATCCATTGCCTTGCACAAAAGGTTTCTTCTTCAAATGTTTCCGCTCTCAGTGTCATGTATGTTCCGAAAAATTCGTCCTATATGTCTATATTGGATTATACCATTCACAATCTTAGATTCTTGACACCTAACACCCCAAAACCACTAGCCATTATCACCCCTCTAGATTATTCTCATGTTCAAGCCACGGTAAAGTGTTGCAAAAAGAGTGGATTGCAAATCAGAATCCGAAGTGGTGGGCATGATTATGAAGGCATGTCGTACATATCTGAAGTTCCATTCGTTATTCTCGACCTCAATAAGCTGAGGTCCATTAGCATTGACACTGAGGACAACAGTGCATGGGTTGAGTCTGGTGCAACAATCGGCGAATTATACTATTGGATTGCTCAGAAAAGTCCTATTCATGGCTTTCCAGCAGGCCTTTGTCCAACTATTGGTATAGGTGGACATGTTAGTGGTGGTGGAGTGGGTAATTTGATTAGAACATATGGACTAGCTGCAGATAATGTCATCGATGCACACATAGTTGATGTTCACGGTCAAATTCTAGACAGGAAATCTATGGGAACTGATCTATTTTGGGCTATAAGAGGAGGTGGAGGAGCAAGTTTTGGAGTCATAGTTGCCTGGAAAATCAAGCTTGTCCGTGTTCCACCTATAGTCACTGTTTTCAAATTAACCAAGACTATGAAGGAAGGAGCTGTAGATCTGATCTACAAATGGCAATATGTAGCACACAAGCTAAGTGAAGATTTGCTCTTTAGAATCACGATATCATCGAGAATCGGGATGCCAGGAATTGAAGCAACTTTCGGTTCACTGTTCCTTGGTAGAACTAATCAGCTCCAGAAAATCATGCAGGAGAGCTTCCCTGAGATTGGTTTGAGAAAAGAAGACTGTATTGAAATGAGTTGGATTGAGTCCGTCCTCCAGTTTGCAGGGTATCAAAGAGGAGAATCCATAGACTCCATTAAAAATAGAATAAATCCGCTACCTGATGGTTACTTCAAAGGCAAGTCAGACTTGGTTCACAAGGCTGTGCCTTTTGAGGCATTGAAAGAGTTCTGGAAGCGGTGTTCAGATGCAAATGCTCCTATCATCCACATAGAACTGCATCCGTATGGTGGAAGAATGAACGAGATATCAGAATCAGAAACTCCATATCCGCACAGGAAAGATGTGCTATATGAAATCCTCTACCTAGTGTTATGGATGAAGGATAAAAATGGTGAATCTACACAAAAGAACATCAACTGGATAAAAGAGTTGTATGAGTTCATGACTCCTTATGTGTCAAAAGGGCCAAGAGGTGCTATTTGGAATATTAGAGATCTTGATTTAGGAGCAAATGGTGCTTCTGACACTAGTTATTCTAAAGCTAAGGCATGGGGATCAAGGTATTTCAAGAATAATTTTAAGAGGTTGGCTGTTATCAAAGGTGAAGTTGATCCAAAGAATTTTTTCTACTACGAGCAAAGTATTCCACCTCTGGTTTTGCATGCAAAAAGAAAGTGTCGAAGagcaaatttcaattttcttgATAAATGTCCTTAA
- the LOC140010668 gene encoding uncharacterized protein — MEAAEPSSQLSEVITYGFSDPIPAASSNNETLVIEVLTNNYIVKKVYVDPGSSVDILYYRTFESLKLIREQLTPVKTPLVGFGGHVVHPEGMVTLMVTIGRHSRCRTVPVSFAVVRTDSPYNMLIGRPTLNALRAVYSTYHLSFKFPTPASVTEVSSDVNAARECYLATIQAAVTPRTASRAEEKRPAVLSVDSIDPQKTGEPNRLEPGDEVEPVVLDEVRPDQVVQVGAGLPSPLKEEMIYLIKDHRDVFAWSADEVVGVPPEFMIHQLNVNPQARPVRQKRRHFGSERSKAISDEVDKLLPVKMIHEIQYPTWLSNPVMVKKDTGGWRMCVDFTDLNKACPKDCYPLPRIDALVDSAMGHEVLCFLDAFKGYHQIGMSEENQEKTAFYTDQGVYCYTTMPFELKNAGATYQRLIN; from the coding sequence ATGGAGGCGGCCGAGCCGAGCTCCCAGCTATCCGAGGTGATTACCTACGGTTTCAGCGACCCTATCCCTGCGGCCTCCAGCAATAACGAAACTCTAGTGATCGAAGTTCTCACCAATAATTACATAGTCAAAAAGGTCTATGTTGACCCCGGAAGCTCGGTAGACATCTTGTACTACCGAACTTTCGAAAGTTTGAAACTGATCAGAGAGCAACTCACTCCTGTCAAAACTCCCCTTGTTGGTTTCGGGGGACACGTCGTCCACCCGGAGGGCATGGTGACCCTGATGGTGACTATCGGGCGTCATTCCCGCTGCCGAACTGTACCTGTCAGCTTTGCGGTGGTCAGAACAGACTCTCCTTACAACATGCTAATAGGCCGGCCCACGCTTAACGCTCTGAGAGCTGTCTACTCCACCTACCACCTGAGTTTCAAATTCCCAACCCCTGCGAGTGTGACCGAGGTGAGCAGCGACGTGAACGCCGCCCGGGAATGCTACCTCGCCACCATCCAGGCAGCGGTCACACCCCGAACCGCATCGAGAGCTGAAGAAAAGAGGCCAGCGGTCCTCTCCGTAGACAGCATCGACCCTCAGAAGACAGGAGAACCCAACAGGCTTGAGCCCGGGGATGAGGTGGAGCCAGTGGTTTTGGATGAGGTAAGACCAGACCAAGTGGTCCAAGTGGGGGCCGGACTCCCCTCGCCCCTAAAGGAAGAAATGATCTACTTGATAAAGGACCACCGAGACGTCTTCGCGTGGTCCGCTGATGAAGTGGTCGGAGTGCCACCCGAGTTCATGATCCATCAGCTCAACGTTAATCCACAGGCCCGTCCTGTGAGGCAGAAACGACGGCACTTCGGCTCCGAACGCAGCAAGGCCATATCCGACGAGGTCGACAAACTCTTGCCCGTCAAAATGATCCATGAGATCCAATACCCCACCTGGCTATCCAATCCAGTCATGGTCAAAAAGGACACCGGAGGATGGAGAATGTGTGTGGATTTCACAGATCTCAACAAGGCCTGCCCCAAAGATTGCTACCCTCTGCCGAGGATAGACGCTCTCGTCGACTCGGCAATGGGACACGAGGTTCTCTGCTTCCTAGATGCCTTCAAAGGGTATCATCAAATAGGAATGAGTGAGGAGAACCAAGAGAAGACGGCGTTCTACACCGACCAAGGTGTCTATTGCTACACTACCATGCCATTCGAGTTAAAAAACGCCGGGGCAACCTATCAAAGGCTGATCAACTGA
- the LOC113699825 gene encoding uncharacterized protein: MSPPRNLREVQRLNGRLTVLNRFLSQSAEKALPFFKVLKKAADEAVSAVLIRDEGTQVPVYYVSRALRGSETRYTQAEKLVSGLVHATRWLKPYFLTHPISVRTYQLIRQILVRPEASGRLTKWAVELGEYDLSYEPRTAIKAQVLADFLAELTFTEGREPTSAIAEVSTPHLWTLYVDGSSNGDDNGAGLLLKDPHGEVCSFAFRFDFPATNNETEYETLIAGLQLTRRLGAQRIHVRSDSQLVVFQVLGEYEAKDETMQRYLSKVHQLTSYFQSFEIQRISRSQNRQADALSRLTSTSFSDLNKTILVEGILPEDRVEARKIQRKTARYALREEELYKCSYLGPWLRCVTPEAGRQILHEIHEGLCGAHVGHRMLAKKTLLLGYFCPSVRQDAQDPVLGCPSYQVHASEHHQPSNFMVPITSP, from the exons ATGTCTCCACCTCGGAACCTCCGAGAAGTCCAGAGGCTGAATGGACGTCTGACCGTACTGAACCGCTTCCTGTCCCAGTCTGCTGAGAAAGCTCTGCCGTTCTTTAAGGTGCTGAAGAAGGCTG CCGACGAGGCTGTCAGTGCTGTGCTCATCCGAGATGAGGGCACTCAAGTGCCGGTCTACTATGTCAGCCGAGCCCTTCGCGGGTCGGAAACTCGGTACACCCAGGCGGAAAAACTCGTATCGGGACTAGTCCACGCAACTCGGTGGCTAAAACCCTATTTCCTAACTCATCCCATTTCCGTTAGGACATACCAGCTTATCCGGCAGATATTGGTGCGTCCCGAGGCTTCCGGGCGCCTTACCAAGTGGGCTGTCGAATTGGGAGAGTATGATCTGTCATATGAGCCACGCACTGCCATAAAAGCTCAAGTTTTAGCCGACTTCCTTGCCGAACTCACCTTCACGGAAGGTCGAGAACCCACCTCCGCCATTGCCGAGGTGTCCACCCCACACCTGTGGACGTTGTATGTGGACGGATCCTCTAATGGGGATGACAACGGAGCAGGACTGCTCCTAAAGGACCCCCATGGGGAAGTGTGCTCATTTGCCTTCCGTTTTGATTTCCCCGCCACCAATAATGAAACTGAGTATGAGACCTTAATCGCTGGACTCCAGCTAACCCGCAGACTCGGTGCCCAACGGATCCACGTCCGCAGTGACTCCCAACTGGTAGTATTCCAAGTTCTTGGTGAATATGAGGCCAAGGATGAGACCATGCAACGGTATCTCTCCAAAGTTCACCAGCTCACCTCATACTTTCAATCTTTCGAAATCCAAAGAATATCCCGGTCCCAGAATAGGCAGGCTGATGCCTTATCCCGGCTGACTTCCACATCATTCTCTGACCTCAACAAGACTATTTTGGTAGAG GGAATCCTCCCCGAGGACCGAGTCGAGGCAAGAAAGATACAACGCAAAACTGCTCGGTACGCTCTCCGCGAGGAAGAGCTGTATAAATGCTCCTACCTCGGCCCGTGGCTGAGGTGCGTTACGCCTGAGGCAGGACGCCAGATCCTTCACGAGATCCATGAGGGCCTATGTGGGGCTCACGTCGGCCACAGAATGTTAGCTAAGAAGACTTTGCTCCTTGGGTACTTCTGTCCCTCCGTTCGACAAGACGCCCAAGACCCTGTTCTCGGCTGCCCTTCTTACCAAGTCCACGCCTCTGAGCACCACCAGCCCTCAAATTTCATGGTTCCCATCACCTCACCCTAG